In bacterium, the following are encoded in one genomic region:
- a CDS encoding efflux RND transporter periplasmic adaptor subunit translates to MIKRHPVISILLVVMIVAGLFFAFRSQNANASPKAEKVKEQPKEEKKQPVEVAQAKTGTITSSLVTTATLDPDRQVTMIAETTGVVNRITVDEGDMVREGQLLATLSVRDKQVKLQQTNVRVQNAKQELDRKQASFNAKIISESEFEKAKYELQVAIEDRNAAQVELDRSVINAPFSGVITQRFIEKGQNINTQSQLFTIVDADPLEAKVYLPEKEILGVKGNQSVALALNAQKDVTFQGTIRQINPVVDPKTGTIKVTVEVTKAPAVVRPGSFVDVKLETQRHDNALLIPKKALMEEAGERFVFVVQKDKAARRTVSVGFLDDQNAEILSGVNKGDMVVTSGQGSLRDGSKTEIVAKNKQR, encoded by the coding sequence ATGATAAAACGTCACCCAGTTATCAGCATTCTCTTGGTGGTTATGATTGTGGCTGGACTCTTCTTCGCTTTCCGTTCGCAAAATGCGAACGCATCACCGAAAGCGGAAAAAGTCAAAGAACAACCGAAAGAAGAAAAGAAACAGCCGGTAGAAGTAGCGCAAGCGAAAACCGGTACAATTACCAGCTCACTGGTAACGACAGCAACTCTCGATCCGGACCGTCAGGTAACCATGATTGCCGAAACAACCGGTGTTGTGAATCGCATTACTGTGGATGAAGGTGATATGGTCAGAGAAGGCCAGCTACTTGCGACACTGTCTGTCCGCGATAAACAAGTAAAGCTGCAGCAAACAAATGTTCGGGTTCAAAATGCCAAGCAGGAATTGGATCGCAAACAGGCTTCTTTCAACGCCAAGATCATCAGCGAATCCGAGTTTGAAAAGGCCAAGTACGAACTTCAGGTTGCTATTGAAGATCGAAACGCGGCGCAGGTAGAGCTTGATCGCTCCGTCATTAACGCCCCCTTCTCCGGTGTGATTACACAGCGTTTCATCGAAAAGGGACAAAACATCAACACGCAATCGCAGCTCTTCACGATTGTGGATGCCGATCCATTGGAAGCAAAAGTTTATCTGCCGGAAAAAGAGATCCTGGGCGTTAAAGGAAACCAGAGTGTTGCTCTGGCCCTCAACGCGCAAAAGGACGTAACATTCCAGGGAACGATTCGACAGATCAATCCGGTTGTGGATCCGAAAACAGGAACCATCAAAGTAACAGTAGAAGTCACCAAAGCGCCGGCGGTGGTGCGTCCCGGATCCTTCGTTGACGTGAAACTGGAAACCCAGCGTCATGACAATGCATTGCTGATCCCCAAGAAAGCGCTTATGGAAGAAGCGGGTGAAAGATTTGTATTCGTTGTCCAAAAAGATAAAGCCGCCCGCAGAACAGTGTCCGTTGGTTTCCTGGATGATCAAAACGCAGAAATTCTGTCCGGTGTAAACAAGGGAGACATGGTGGTCACTTCAGGTCAGGGTTCCTTGCGCGATGGAAGCAAAACAGAGATCGTCGCGAAAAATAAACAAAGGTAA
- a CDS encoding serine/threonine protein kinase, which produces MESIALLIPIFGILGGTVMLAILMSPILLWMRYKHQLAKEKLSVEAKDPEAEKKLGRVTERLENLEALMCRLDTEINAQLERSLSMGRIVTASNPGVSQMPTTFMSVVSALEGRYQVLKELGRGGMGIVFQAYDKQLKEQVAIKILSPLLSNDAEALERLKREVSSARRVTHSNVIRIHDIAEVNGLHYVSMEFFGGTNLKEYIKQAGHLSVMEAFNIAAQVCDGLQAAHSQGVIHRDLKSQNIIISGANQVKIIDFGLAHTQQMQGLTATGLIMGTPEYMAPEQVSGKKVDERADVYSLGIILYELFTGRVPFTGPSAISIGFQQLKDPPQPPTSMNPQLPPAVEHVILKALQKDPMHRHRSVLELKEELEDAVRQPVGSAARQTGSPQAQLERSREQ; this is translated from the coding sequence ATGGAATCGATTGCGCTTCTTATTCCGATTTTTGGCATCCTGGGAGGCACCGTGATGCTGGCAATACTGATGTCTCCGATTTTGCTCTGGATGCGCTATAAACACCAATTGGCTAAAGAAAAGCTTTCCGTGGAAGCGAAGGATCCCGAAGCTGAGAAGAAACTCGGCCGCGTGACGGAAAGATTGGAAAACCTTGAAGCGCTCATGTGCCGTCTCGATACGGAAATCAATGCTCAACTGGAACGCTCACTCAGCATGGGCCGGATTGTTACTGCTTCAAATCCTGGCGTCAGTCAGATGCCGACAACTTTCATGAGCGTGGTTTCGGCGCTGGAAGGTCGGTATCAGGTATTGAAGGAATTGGGACGAGGCGGAATGGGTATTGTCTTCCAGGCTTATGACAAACAATTGAAGGAGCAGGTTGCGATCAAGATCCTCTCTCCCCTGCTGTCTAACGATGCGGAGGCACTGGAACGATTGAAAAGAGAAGTGTCATCCGCGAGGCGAGTTACCCATTCTAATGTGATTCGAATTCACGATATTGCGGAAGTCAACGGCCTCCACTATGTATCGATGGAGTTTTTTGGCGGAACAAACCTCAAGGAATACATCAAGCAGGCTGGACATCTTTCGGTAATGGAAGCATTTAACATCGCTGCACAAGTCTGCGATGGTCTCCAGGCGGCTCATTCTCAGGGAGTCATTCATCGTGACTTAAAATCGCAAAATATTATTATTAGTGGCGCCAATCAGGTCAAAATCATCGATTTTGGACTGGCGCATACTCAGCAAATGCAGGGATTAACGGCGACTGGTTTGATCATGGGAACGCCGGAGTACATGGCTCCGGAACAGGTATCGGGAAAGAAAGTTGATGAACGGGCAGACGTGTATTCGCTTGGAATCATTCTGTATGAATTGTTTACAGGTCGCGTGCCCTTTACCGGCCCGTCTGCAATTTCGATAGGTTTTCAACAATTGAAGGATCCGCCACAGCCACCGACTTCAATGAACCCGCAACTCCCGCCGGCAGTCGAGCATGTTATCTTGAAAGCTCTTCAAAAGGATCCAATGCACCGGCATCGAAGTGTCTTAGAGCTAAAAGAAGAACTGGAGGACGCGGTCCGTCAACCAGTCGGCTCCGCGGCGCGCCAAACCGGATCCCCGCAAGCGCAGCTGGAAAGATCGCGCGAACAATAG